The proteins below come from a single Faecalibaculum rodentium genomic window:
- a CDS encoding pyridoxamine 5'-phosphate oxidase family protein: protein MFREMRRKKQALDRTEIDRILHYGTNGVLALSGDEEYPYAVPISYVQDGDVLYFHCARSGHKLDLIRQNPKASFCVVDQDQIHPEAYTTWFRSVIVYGTMEILEDEQEKRTAIEKLAEKYAPADSVENREEFIRKDWIPLCMLKMTIDHVTGKEAIELVRQKERTENG, encoded by the coding sequence ATGTTCAGGGAAATGAGACGAAAGAAACAGGCGCTTGACCGGACGGAAATCGACCGGATCCTGCATTATGGGACCAATGGAGTCCTGGCATTGTCCGGGGACGAAGAGTATCCCTATGCAGTGCCCATCAGCTATGTGCAGGATGGGGATGTGCTGTATTTTCACTGTGCAAGAAGCGGGCACAAGCTGGACCTGATCAGGCAGAACCCGAAGGCTTCCTTCTGCGTGGTGGACCAGGACCAGATCCACCCGGAAGCGTATACCACCTGGTTTCGCAGCGTGATCGTATATGGCACCATGGAAATCCTGGAGGATGAACAGGAAAAGCGGACAGCCATTGAAAAACTGGCTGAGAAATATGCCCCTGCAGATTCGGTGGAAAACCGGGAGGAATTCATTCGGAAGGACTGGATACCGCTTTGCATGCTGAAGATGACCATTGACCATGTCACGGGCAAGGAAGCCATTGAGCTGGTAAGACAGAAAGAGAGAACGGAAAACGGATAA
- a CDS encoding response regulator transcription factor — protein sequence MKPLILSVEDDLQMTSLLRTVFELSDYPLIQAKSAKEALSMFLSEKPELVILDLGLPDLDGLEVIRKIRGFSQAPILVLSARSEPADKIEALDLGADDYLAKPFSVDELLARIRVICRRLEQTGTLPESDVFVNGGLEIRYQEQEVRLDGKLLHLTPMEYRILVLFSRNAGKVLTRNFLTTQIWNSSWSSDMTNLRVYMTMLRKKLDHRFIETSFGVGYKMVREEPEAGL from the coding sequence ATGAAGCCATTGATACTAAGTGTGGAAGACGACCTGCAGATGACCAGTCTGCTGCGGACGGTGTTTGAGCTGTCCGACTATCCCCTGATCCAGGCCAAAAGCGCAAAGGAAGCTCTGTCGATGTTTCTCTCGGAGAAACCGGAGCTGGTGATCCTGGACCTGGGTCTGCCGGATCTGGATGGCCTGGAGGTGATCCGGAAGATCCGGGGTTTTTCCCAGGCACCGATCCTGGTTCTGTCGGCCAGAAGCGAGCCGGCGGACAAGATCGAGGCGCTGGACCTGGGTGCAGATGACTATCTGGCCAAGCCTTTTTCGGTGGATGAACTGCTGGCACGGATCCGGGTGATCTGCCGGCGTCTGGAACAGACAGGCACTTTGCCGGAGTCGGATGTGTTTGTGAACGGGGGACTGGAGATCCGGTACCAGGAGCAGGAAGTGCGCCTGGATGGAAAGCTGCTGCATCTGACGCCGATGGAGTACAGGATCCTGGTGCTGTTTTCCCGGAATGCGGGGAAGGTGCTGACGCGCAATTTCCTCACCACGCAGATCTGGAACAGCTCCTGGAGTTCGGACATGACCAACCTGCGGGTCTACATGACGATGCTGCGCAAGAAGCTCGATCACCGGTTCATCGAAACGAGTTTCGGTGTCGGATACAAGATGGTCCGGGAAGAACCGGAAGCCGGACTGTAG
- a CDS encoding sensor histidine kinase, with protein sequence MSDAGNTCNKRGRLKIFFGYAAGTGKTWAMLEAGKTAREKGADVVIGYLEPHDRPDTSRKAEGLETVPCRVLDHKGLKLREMDTDAVIARAPQIALVDELAHTNAAGSRHRKRYRDIQELLVHGIDVYTTLNVQHLESLQDQVAAITGILVRERIPDDVFDLADQIELVDIEAPELLDRLREGKIYHADQARLAAQNFFTEDNLVALREIAMRRCADRLNRIAPETWARDHVLVCLSASPSNARIIRSAARMARAFDARFSALYIQTADNRDLEAADEARLQENMRLANRLGAQIESASGEDIAGQIGIFARQTHVTKIVIGRRGRKSVFGPVSFAQKLAEAAPDSEIFIIPDPEADTAAGTGTRNQNRGLKRRATDMSGLGLQLLVVAATFVLAWAGERLGFSQANLLAVFIFGSLAGALYARHIWQSVLSCAACVILFGYRFAHPVMSVVLFDKGCLMAFAAMLVISVVVSRLAIRLRSQASASAQAAAQNALLYEAGQSLQSLEQDADIAAYITKEISRYLDRPVVFYPNRSGSLGKPLYAGDPAGLLAAREQAVALWTLKNNRRAGASTDTLQGARGLYLALRHRQHIFGVLGIDLGRDRLSTAENVVVLSLLGQAGLALENNENARLREQEALKAQQQGMKTSLLRSISHDLRTPLTTIGASADLLTHPGLREDQQRSLAASIRQESLWLRATVENLLSLTRLDEGAVHLNRQEVELEEAAVQALQHTGTRQTDHPVTIDIAPDCSAFLDGRLMVQLFVNLIGNAMAHTPAQTAIMVSGRKQGDKVVLEVADDGPGIPKEVREHLFEPFCRKSTTIADSCRSMGLGLSLVHSIVEAHGGSISYRDNAPGACFCIKLPCTGETDEAIDTKCGRRPADDQSAADGV encoded by the coding sequence ATGTCTGATGCAGGAAACACATGTAACAAGCGCGGCCGGCTGAAAATCTTTTTCGGGTATGCGGCCGGAACCGGCAAGACCTGGGCCATGCTGGAGGCGGGAAAAACTGCGCGGGAGAAAGGCGCGGATGTGGTCATTGGATATCTGGAACCCCATGACCGGCCGGATACGAGCCGGAAGGCAGAGGGTCTGGAAACCGTGCCCTGCCGGGTGCTGGACCACAAGGGGCTGAAGCTCCGGGAGATGGATACCGATGCGGTGATCGCCCGTGCCCCGCAGATCGCCCTGGTGGATGAACTGGCCCACACCAACGCAGCCGGATCGCGCCACCGGAAGCGGTACCGGGACATCCAGGAGCTGCTGGTGCATGGGATCGATGTCTATACGACCCTGAATGTCCAGCATCTGGAAAGCCTGCAGGACCAGGTGGCAGCCATTACGGGGATCCTGGTCCGGGAGCGGATCCCGGATGATGTCTTCGACCTGGCGGACCAGATCGAGCTGGTGGACATCGAGGCCCCGGAACTGCTCGACAGGCTGCGGGAAGGAAAGATCTATCACGCGGATCAGGCCCGGCTGGCGGCACAGAATTTCTTCACGGAGGACAATCTGGTGGCACTGCGGGAAATCGCCATGCGGCGGTGTGCCGACCGGCTCAACCGCATTGCGCCGGAAACCTGGGCCCGGGATCACGTGCTGGTCTGTCTTTCGGCTTCACCCTCCAATGCCCGGATCATCCGGTCTGCGGCCCGCATGGCAAGAGCCTTCGATGCCCGGTTTTCGGCACTCTATATCCAGACAGCGGACAACCGGGACCTGGAGGCGGCGGACGAGGCCCGGCTGCAGGAAAACATGCGGCTGGCCAACCGGCTGGGCGCACAGATCGAATCGGCCTCGGGGGAAGACATTGCCGGGCAGATCGGGATCTTTGCACGCCAGACTCATGTGACGAAAATCGTGATCGGCCGCCGGGGGCGAAAGAGTGTCTTCGGCCCGGTGTCCTTTGCGCAGAAGCTGGCCGAAGCGGCCCCGGATTCGGAGATCTTCATCATTCCGGATCCGGAGGCGGATACGGCAGCCGGTACCGGCACCCGGAATCAGAACAGAGGACTGAAGCGCAGGGCGACAGACATGTCGGGACTGGGACTGCAGCTCCTGGTCGTGGCCGCCACCTTTGTCCTGGCATGGGCGGGGGAGCGCCTCGGGTTTTCCCAGGCCAACCTGCTGGCGGTCTTCATTTTCGGGAGCCTGGCAGGTGCGCTGTATGCCAGACACATCTGGCAGTCCGTGCTTTCCTGCGCTGCCTGCGTGATCCTCTTCGGGTACCGGTTTGCCCACCCGGTAATGTCCGTGGTTCTTTTCGACAAAGGCTGCCTCATGGCCTTTGCGGCCATGCTGGTGATCTCCGTTGTCGTGTCCCGCCTGGCGATCCGCCTTCGCAGCCAGGCCAGTGCATCGGCCCAGGCCGCGGCCCAGAATGCCCTGCTGTATGAAGCGGGGCAGAGTCTTCAGTCCCTGGAACAGGATGCGGACATCGCGGCGTATATCACCAAGGAAATTTCACGCTACCTGGACCGGCCTGTGGTGTTCTATCCCAACCGGTCCGGCAGTCTGGGAAAACCGCTGTATGCGGGGGATCCCGCAGGGCTGCTGGCGGCCAGGGAACAGGCGGTGGCCTTGTGGACGCTGAAAAACAACCGGCGGGCCGGGGCCTCCACCGACACGCTGCAGGGGGCCAGGGGTCTCTATCTGGCCCTCCGGCACCGGCAGCACATTTTCGGGGTACTGGGGATCGACCTGGGCAGGGACCGGCTGTCCACAGCGGAAAACGTGGTGGTCCTGTCGCTGCTGGGACAGGCCGGGCTGGCGCTGGAAAACAACGAGAATGCGCGACTGCGGGAACAGGAAGCGCTCAAGGCCCAGCAGCAGGGGATGAAGACCTCGCTGCTGCGGTCCATTTCCCACGACCTGCGGACCCCGCTGACCACCATTGGCGCCAGTGCGGATCTTCTGACGCATCCGGGTCTGCGCGAGGACCAGCAGAGGTCGCTGGCTGCCTCCATCCGCCAGGAATCTCTCTGGCTGCGGGCTACCGTGGAAAACCTGCTGTCGCTGACCAGGCTCGACGAGGGAGCAGTGCACCTGAACCGGCAGGAAGTGGAGCTGGAGGAAGCGGCGGTGCAGGCCTTGCAGCACACGGGCACCAGACAGACTGACCATCCCGTGACGATCGACATCGCCCCGGACTGCAGCGCTTTCCTTGACGGCCGGCTCATGGTGCAGCTGTTCGTGAACCTCATTGGCAATGCCATGGCCCATACCCCCGCACAGACTGCCATTATGGTGAGCGGCCGGAAACAGGGAGACAAGGTGGTCCTGGAGGTCGCGGATGACGGTCCGGGGATCCCAAAGGAAGTCCGGGAGCATCTCTTTGAGCCTTTCTGCCGGAAATCCACTACAATAGCGGACAGCTGCAGAAGCATGGGACTGGGCCTGTCTCTGGTGCACAGCATTGTCGAGGCTCACGGCGGTTCCATTTCCTACCGGGACAATGCCCCCGGTGCCTGCTTCTGCATCAAGCTGCCATGTACAGGAGAGACGGATGAAGCCATTGATACTAAGTGTGGAAGACGACCTGCAGATGACCAGTCTGCTGCGGACGGTGTTTGA
- a CDS encoding potassium-transporting ATPase subunit C has protein sequence MKLYWKQSVSALKFLVLALVLTGLVYSFAVLGISRLFFPVQADGSLTIGIQGKTSLLAGENFRDAGHLWGRLQKQQAVQKEDGSWYVVGVPANSDTGSPEYQAQKAQRMQQIAAANPDAAGPVPEELVTYSGSGNDPDLSLDAALWQVPRIAAARDMDEVTVEEIIRENVNPTVFSEKTVSVVRVNLALDGQE, from the coding sequence ATGAAACTTTATTGGAAGCAGTCTGTCAGCGCCCTGAAATTCCTGGTGCTGGCCCTGGTGCTGACCGGCCTGGTCTATTCCTTCGCTGTTCTGGGCATCAGCCGCCTGTTCTTTCCGGTACAGGCCGACGGATCTCTCACCATCGGCATCCAGGGGAAGACAAGTCTGCTGGCGGGAGAAAACTTCCGCGATGCAGGTCACCTCTGGGGCCGGCTGCAGAAGCAGCAGGCGGTGCAGAAGGAAGACGGCAGCTGGTATGTCGTGGGTGTACCCGCCAACAGTGACACAGGCAGCCCGGAGTATCAGGCACAGAAGGCGCAGCGGATGCAGCAGATCGCCGCAGCCAATCCCGATGCGGCCGGTCCGGTGCCGGAGGAGCTGGTGACGTATTCCGGATCGGGCAATGACCCGGATCTCTCGCTGGACGCGGCATTGTGGCAGGTGCCGCGGATTGCTGCAGCCCGGGATATGGACGAGGTCACGGTGGAAGAAATCATCCGGGAGAACGTCAATCCCACGGTGTTCTCCGAAAAGACCGTCAGCGTTGTCAGAGTCAACCTGGCACTGGATGGACAGGAATAA
- the kdpB gene encoding potassium-transporting ATPase subunit KdpB, producing the protein MNRSMIERAVRDSFVKLYPRTQAENPVMFLVYLSAIAVTVLWIIGLFGWQDASSGYTLAVALILWFTCLFANFAEAIAEGRGKAQADSLRKAKKDIEANRIESVETLEQVTPISSTELHAGDLVVVKAGEMIPADGDVVYGAASVDESAITGESAPVIREAGGDRCAVTGGTTVLSDVIVVSVTAEPGKGFLDKMIAMVEGAARKKTPNEIALQIFLIALTVIFVLVVIALYCYSAFASREKGMANPASITTLLALLVCLAPTTIGALLSAIGIAGMSRLNQENVLAMSGRAIEAAGDVDVLLLDKTGTITLGNRQAAAFFPVKGVSERDLAHAAVLSSLADETPEGRSVLQLAREQFGIDLSPEPAMEFIPFTAATRMSGVSYGDQTIRKGAADSVRSFALRQGVPWPEDCDAIVEDIAKSGGTPLVVLRNDRILGVIHLKDIIKQGVQEKFADMRKMGIRTIMITGDNPLTAAAIAAEAGVDDFLAEATPQGKLDMIRDYQEKGHLVAMTGDGTNDAPALAQADVAVAMNTGTQAAKEAGNMVDLDSSPTKLIQIVKIGKQLLMTRGALTTFSIANDAAKYFAIIPVLFTAIYPGLEVLNIMHLHSAESAILSAVIFNALIIIALIPLALKGVKYRELPADRLLARNLLLYGCGGIVTPFVCIKLIDMVISLWI; encoded by the coding sequence ATGAACCGTTCCATGATCGAACGCGCTGTGCGGGATTCCTTTGTGAAACTGTATCCCCGGACACAGGCGGAAAACCCCGTGATGTTTCTGGTGTATCTGTCCGCCATTGCCGTGACAGTCCTCTGGATCATCGGCCTCTTCGGCTGGCAGGATGCCTCTTCCGGCTACACCCTGGCGGTGGCACTGATTCTGTGGTTCACGTGCCTGTTTGCGAACTTTGCCGAGGCGATCGCCGAAGGCCGGGGCAAGGCCCAGGCAGATTCGCTGCGCAAGGCAAAGAAGGACATCGAGGCAAACCGTATCGAGTCTGTGGAAACCCTGGAGCAGGTCACGCCCATCAGCTCCACGGAGCTTCATGCGGGGGACCTTGTGGTGGTGAAAGCCGGAGAAATGATTCCGGCGGACGGAGATGTGGTCTATGGAGCCGCATCGGTGGACGAAAGTGCCATCACCGGTGAATCGGCTCCGGTGATCCGGGAAGCCGGCGGTGACCGCTGTGCCGTGACCGGCGGAACCACGGTGCTGTCAGATGTGATCGTCGTGTCTGTCACGGCCGAGCCAGGCAAGGGGTTTCTGGACAAGATGATCGCCATGGTGGAAGGAGCCGCCCGCAAAAAGACCCCCAATGAGATCGCCCTGCAGATCTTCCTGATTGCCCTGACGGTGATCTTCGTGCTGGTGGTCATCGCCCTGTACTGCTACTCGGCGTTCGCTTCCCGTGAAAAGGGAATGGCCAATCCCGCCTCCATCACGACACTGCTGGCACTGCTCGTGTGCCTGGCCCCGACCACCATCGGCGCCCTGCTCTCTGCCATTGGCATTGCGGGCATGAGCCGGCTGAATCAGGAAAATGTCCTGGCCATGTCGGGGCGGGCCATTGAAGCGGCGGGTGACGTGGATGTGCTGCTGCTGGACAAGACGGGGACCATCACCCTGGGCAACCGGCAGGCCGCGGCGTTTTTCCCGGTGAAGGGCGTGAGCGAACGGGATCTGGCGCATGCGGCGGTGCTGTCCTCGCTGGCGGATGAAACCCCCGAGGGCCGCAGTGTGCTGCAGCTGGCCAGGGAGCAGTTCGGGATCGACTTGTCCCCGGAGCCTGCCATGGAGTTCATTCCCTTCACCGCCGCCACCCGCATGAGTGGTGTCAGCTACGGCGACCAGACGATCCGGAAAGGGGCGGCGGATTCCGTGCGCAGCTTCGCACTGCGGCAGGGCGTGCCCTGGCCCGAGGACTGTGACGCCATTGTCGAGGACATCGCAAAATCCGGCGGAACGCCGCTGGTGGTGCTCCGGAATGACCGGATCCTGGGCGTGATCCACCTGAAGGACATCATCAAGCAGGGGGTGCAGGAGAAGTTTGCGGATATGCGGAAGATGGGGATCCGGACCATCATGATCACGGGAGACAACCCCCTGACAGCAGCAGCCATTGCGGCGGAAGCGGGAGTCGATGACTTCCTGGCTGAAGCCACGCCCCAGGGCAAGCTGGACATGATTCGGGACTATCAGGAGAAAGGACACCTGGTCGCCATGACCGGTGATGGAACCAACGATGCGCCGGCCCTGGCGCAGGCAGATGTGGCTGTGGCCATGAACACCGGCACTCAGGCCGCGAAGGAAGCCGGCAACATGGTGGATCTGGATTCCTCGCCCACCAAGCTGATCCAGATCGTGAAGATCGGCAAGCAGCTGCTCATGACCCGGGGAGCGCTGACGACGTTCTCCATTGCCAATGACGCCGCGAAGTACTTCGCAATCATTCCGGTCCTGTTCACCGCCATCTACCCGGGGCTGGAGGTGCTGAACATCATGCACCTGCACTCGGCCGAATCGGCGATCCTGTCAGCGGTGATCTTCAACGCCCTGATCATCATCGCCCTGATCCCGCTGGCATTGAAGGGCGTGAAGTACCGGGAACTGCCGGCTGACCGTCTGCTCGCTCGCAACCTGCTGCTCTATGGCTGCGGCGGGATCGTGACACCCTTTGTATGCATCAAGCTGATCGACATGGTGATCAGCCTCTGGATCTAG